In the genome of Pseudoglutamicibacter cumminsii, one region contains:
- a CDS encoding HIT domain-containing protein → MTTTPHGSARVWVSHAPEDYACPFCEIVGDVTPFSQGNLCAPTDLVYRDELVAVIIACDGFGDHAGHAMVIPSGHFEALYDLPDDVNAALAVMTRLVAVAMKRVWAPEGISTRQHNEPSGNQHVWHYHQHVFPRWAADDLYRQLRRRLPVDFRATKARELAASLREVLEEERRASGGIVTR, encoded by the coding sequence GTGACCACTACTCCCCACGGATCTGCCCGAGTCTGGGTTTCGCACGCCCCTGAAGATTACGCGTGCCCGTTTTGTGAGATCGTTGGCGACGTAACCCCGTTTTCGCAAGGGAACCTGTGCGCGCCAACTGACTTGGTATACCGCGATGAGCTGGTAGCCGTCATCATCGCGTGCGACGGTTTCGGTGACCATGCCGGGCATGCGATGGTGATCCCGTCGGGTCACTTTGAGGCGCTGTATGACCTCCCCGACGATGTGAATGCGGCTTTGGCTGTCATGACCCGTTTGGTTGCGGTTGCGATGAAGCGCGTGTGGGCTCCCGAGGGGATCTCGACCCGCCAGCACAACGAACCGTCAGGCAACCAGCATGTGTGGCACTACCACCAGCACGTGTTCCCGCGGTGGGCGGCCGATGATTTGTACCGGCAGTTGCGCCGCCGGCTGCCGGTGGATTTCCGCGCCACCAAAGCACGCGAATTAGCGGCCTCGTTGCGTGAGGTCCTCGAAGAAGAGCGCCGCGCAAGCGGCGGCATCGTCACGCGTTAG